One window from the genome of Haladaptatus paucihalophilus DX253 encodes:
- a CDS encoding DUF5798 family protein, which translates to MGLGSTAKKIQKVADTAEKLYAKLNEMREQLVDMRETLETTNERVERLEAENEHQKALIEALAREEGIDVDEVLSEVESAEADGEGEAGDDSTDETVEAST; encoded by the coding sequence ATGGGACTCGGAAGCACGGCCAAGAAGATTCAGAAAGTCGCCGACACCGCGGAGAAACTGTACGCTAAACTCAACGAGATGCGCGAGCAGTTGGTAGACATGCGCGAGACGCTAGAGACGACGAACGAGCGCGTCGAGCGACTCGAAGCGGAAAACGAACACCAGAAGGCGCTCATCGAGGCGTTGGCCCGCGAGGAAGGCATCGACGTAGACGAGGTGCTGTCCGAAGTCGAATCCGCCGAGGCGGACGGCGAGGGCGAAGCGGGGGACGACTCGACCGACGAGACGGTCGAAGCGAGCACGTGA